A region from the Paraburkholderia youngii genome encodes:
- the aepX gene encoding phosphoenolpyruvate mutase codes for MNAREPAFVSQSRSARLRQMLVRSELDFMMEAHNGLSARIVREAGFKAIWGSGLAISAQFGVRDNNEASWTQVVDTLEFMADASDLPILLDGDTGYGNFNNVRRLVRKLEQRGIAGVCIEDKQFPKTNSFIKGEAQPLAEIDEFCGKIKAGKDSQNDEHFSIVARVEALIAGWGMDEALRRAEAYRRAGADAILIHSKLSRPDEILEFAREWAGRAPLVIVPTKYYSTPTEVFREAGISTVIWANHLIRAATSAMQAVAKEIHASETLVNVEDSIAAVNEIFRLQDADEYSEAEDRYLSGGRAAGSAVVLAASRGKGLEAVTGERPKVMLPIAGKPLLRWLVDAFKKQGVNDITVVGGYRADAIDTAGIRLVVNEQHAQTGELASLACALDKLSGDTVISYGDLLFRSYILRDLVESEAAFSVVVDSSLTDTENASVRDFAWCSAADDRGLFGNKVVLRHVASGRHQSSTASAAQVPHGRWVGLLNVRGAGLERLQAVMRGLRTRDDFASLDMPALLNALIEAGESIEVQYVHGHWRGVNDLDDFRRAGDFAHAQAPFASAVCGATAHDAHGGAQ; via the coding sequence ATGAATGCACGCGAACCCGCTTTCGTTTCCCAGTCCCGCAGTGCGCGCCTGCGCCAGATGCTCGTCCGCAGTGAACTCGATTTCATGATGGAGGCGCATAACGGCCTGTCCGCGCGCATCGTTCGCGAAGCCGGGTTCAAGGCGATCTGGGGCTCGGGCCTCGCGATCTCCGCGCAGTTCGGCGTGCGCGACAACAACGAGGCGAGCTGGACGCAGGTGGTCGATACGCTGGAATTCATGGCCGACGCGAGCGATCTGCCGATCCTGCTCGACGGCGACACCGGCTACGGCAACTTCAACAATGTGCGCCGCCTCGTGCGCAAGCTCGAACAGCGCGGCATTGCCGGCGTGTGCATCGAGGACAAGCAGTTTCCGAAGACCAACAGCTTCATCAAGGGCGAGGCGCAGCCGCTTGCCGAGATCGACGAATTCTGCGGCAAGATCAAGGCCGGCAAGGACTCGCAGAACGACGAGCATTTCTCGATCGTCGCGCGCGTGGAGGCGCTGATCGCGGGCTGGGGCATGGACGAAGCGCTGCGCCGCGCGGAAGCGTATCGACGGGCAGGCGCCGATGCGATCCTGATTCACAGCAAGCTGTCGCGCCCCGACGAGATTCTCGAATTCGCGCGCGAATGGGCCGGCCGCGCGCCGCTCGTGATCGTGCCGACCAAGTACTACAGCACGCCGACCGAGGTGTTCCGCGAAGCGGGCATCAGCACCGTGATCTGGGCGAACCATCTGATCCGCGCGGCGACCTCGGCGATGCAGGCGGTCGCGAAGGAAATCCATGCGAGCGAGACGCTCGTCAATGTCGAGGACAGCATCGCGGCGGTCAACGAAATCTTCCGTTTGCAGGACGCCGACGAATATTCGGAGGCCGAAGACCGCTATCTGTCGGGCGGCCGCGCGGCCGGCTCGGCCGTCGTGCTCGCCGCGAGCCGCGGCAAGGGCCTTGAAGCGGTGACCGGAGAGCGTCCGAAGGTGATGCTGCCGATCGCCGGCAAACCGCTGCTGCGCTGGCTCGTCGACGCGTTCAAGAAGCAGGGCGTCAACGACATCACCGTGGTCGGCGGCTATCGCGCCGACGCGATCGATACCGCGGGCATTCGCCTCGTCGTGAACGAGCAGCATGCGCAGACCGGTGAACTCGCGTCGCTCGCATGCGCACTCGATAAACTGAGCGGCGACACCGTCATTTCGTACGGCGACCTGCTGTTTCGCAGCTACATCCTGCGCGATCTGGTGGAAAGCGAGGCCGCCTTCAGCGTGGTCGTCGATTCGTCGCTGACCGATACGGAGAACGCGAGCGTGCGCGATTTCGCTTGGTGCTCGGCCGCCGACGACCGCGGTCTGTTCGGCAACAAGGTCGTGCTGCGACATGTCGCGAGCGGGCGGCACCAGTCGTCGACGGCGAGCGCCGCGCAGGTGCCGCATGGCCGCTGGGTGGGGCTGCTGAACGTGCGCGGCGCGGGCCTTGAACGCCTGCAAGCGGTGATGCGCGGGTTGCGGACGCGCGACGATTTCGCGTCGCTCGACATGCCCGCGCTGCTGAACGCGCTGATCGAAGCGGGCGAGTCGATCGAGGTGCAATACGTGCACGGGC